Proteins from one Terriglobales bacterium genomic window:
- a CDS encoding CARDB domain-containing protein — translation MNRRPVVGCLLGVLLAAVQPLEAAPPPKPTVNTKAGSITALLPVAHIVRGSGKAQTSTDAKKGSELVWQDLVRTEKGGRARIQLLDESILSVGSQAELRIVQHDARSQQTSLALTYGRMRAEVTKITRDGGSFQLRTPTAVAGVIGTHFSSNASASNTDFVCFDGDTKIGNADPSVGGEEHCGAGDFVSVPGGKAPSKRKATPQEMQEALQETAAGVLSALAPGALLVGTAVDAVATGSNLGGVNKVTVAGGGVQARLNPGGTNTAVNVHIAADANAAPGPRTITFSRSKGADVVAVINIQGAPTGDAAALRKGYEDLIEQERTSALTALGGVADQIANQAAQSKSEIDSANKQNRDVSRADSDLQAQVDAVRSAAERARSAIEQAAGTAQSDLKARFDAAQQALNGRAPDEAFNQALAGAFNEVNGTLQGALRAAGEGLGGAANNASGNIAQITQNWLDQLRGSPAGGGALGEQSVEVGNSFRYTAPSGGGANITSYEWSLCAASGSCNPLPGFTSSAPDFTAVTCSLQPGDYRVRLVTTDASGNKNTTDTTLHVLPTAYDDPPTTLRNLADAYVALQSSRFLGYFDATQFSGYTQLQENVRRTFQTLASMNINLRISQAQVNCNDATVRADWEQNYSFQNNPNLVYHQVEQLSVRMSRESGDGWRIVDFQGDNGTVQGLPPGPQTSDAALPDIEVQITNVTSVSGAVPVKGARAQASRGPATTSNDPTPIPTGSVQVTATVTNVGKAPLTQTVKVRLSLTDSAGTEIGGTDVDVAPPLAPGQSVQVSGRITVPNLTPGTPGQLVGIGNPGCVVQTASCGTTSTDVVPVVIGNVDLAVQSFTATNLIGTLAGVVNVTIRNLGSTGSSPSSNNLVVTSADFPGFQFSAGIPAIPSGQSVVAPIPVIWPNGSGTHNFQVRITPAAQFDNNAANDTLTASLTLTAAQIDLSMVNLAFTAAGGPPFLAGQNRGVTFQVHNTGNVPSNAADTFACSLTGPLGTRSLGSNTIPVVQPNTTGGTITFNFVVPTNFAGANTLSCTINKDPLESSGALGNNSLTLAAQTNGNIDLTVPAPATQIIGQMGGAGTITIRVNNTGLDDAPAGYDVVLRINGSPVGSGTGPNVPAGGSALATVNVNVPQLAAAPADITGSLQVDVNTNNAVQETNTANNTLTTSIRLVDFTLTTLPTSTVQLINGRAASVPAVQINPASYPLTVTVSYTGAPSGLAASGANGTTLGGTVSSGPGPFTANITGTVGGVTHAANQPIVFQVLSEIAMNSSPVAVQAGGPTQALTVSVSGGIFPLQLSITLPGGISTPNPLTQVLNTPGNVTWNVQAATGLALGNLTAVVHATDGGIPTSNVPAGNVNFNATIIVTNAPPQANYVPLTMQIAGHGPAPFTGPNSLTVGESLNITVPVKNIGSLSPTGFIVVSIACIGACNPPFQTSVPAPAAGQTANAFFTIPSALTSQVPPGPYTATISLTTSITQSTADDSITIPVNVNAASGTPDFALQNVALGGTTTGRNTTTNPILFGETFQIGLTVNNHGTGPSLNPIEIGASIGGRLVGFKELSSSLAAGASTNVTMDVWMPDDPTMSNAVQVHLFVVSAQGETNLVDNFATLNVTASNWELVVQPGSPGESSANPIPFTPPAVINANTTIKARLVGGSGSLTVPLPISVSLTSTHITVPTFPAQLNAGNNFSGTVTVHEDALTPDALYYAQVVATLPAPTFLTDSNLVTTRDAKRGATIFINTIVLPAFTDSISINTNTGHNSIESPLQINGFLREPFSVTATRTSCIGSIGPPPPCPGTLDMTFVDQDQIITSPQQIKGVAWRTPAGAQAQATLDLDGFVVEGNPTSTVSAEAFSVSSARDNPQTGVVQPVGTLYYRIGDLLLNNGGACVRVPPGGSGSLAVNFIADNGFNIPTVNWAWETNEFPFAGGGLSVNIPTGSSTFTGNGYTALPTFQFNSSATAANAPLDLQSVFFDVTVTNGNDTVTATFLDLAVDMSAAGGLCGGGTAPGVATAKRGSWSRGASGSAARRQGAKRGSGGGLPDLSISAADVSFSPSLPRAGDTVAVRFRITNKGTGAAHKVPVALQVNGVTVASDTFDVAAGGGTLGALEWSNARVGGSRGRRGQRFPASGAGSATDAGAAAGGAVSPGLALNLAVVIDPERTLTQQTSGVKSVTVPHFVLRPDESGALADELAAAGPEQRLVVEVSESGCTGLRLSSGASGGCDNADVEFSVVDLGAGNYRLQSQNGIADLGFNQDAAAANASLAPFSTSATGLAGHTYAVRLNNGHVGMLTLRAIRNPRQLDARSRTVFTRNGAGQLIRQLGGGTGPVQPGDTSGASGEARVYFDVTFRGQ, via the coding sequence ATGAATCGTCGTCCGGTCGTCGGTTGCCTTCTGGGCGTGTTGTTGGCGGCAGTCCAGCCACTGGAAGCCGCTCCGCCCCCTAAGCCCACGGTGAACACGAAGGCGGGCAGCATCACGGCGCTGCTCCCGGTGGCGCACATTGTGCGCGGCAGCGGCAAGGCACAGACGTCGACGGACGCCAAGAAGGGCTCGGAACTGGTATGGCAGGACCTGGTGCGCACGGAGAAGGGCGGACGGGCGCGCATCCAGTTGCTGGATGAATCGATTCTCTCGGTCGGGTCGCAGGCCGAACTGCGCATCGTGCAGCACGATGCGCGCTCGCAGCAGACGTCGCTGGCGCTGACGTACGGGCGAATGCGGGCCGAGGTCACCAAGATCACGCGCGACGGCGGCAGCTTCCAGTTGCGCACGCCGACGGCGGTTGCCGGCGTCATCGGAACGCATTTTTCGTCGAACGCGTCGGCGTCGAACACCGACTTCGTCTGCTTTGACGGCGATACGAAGATCGGCAACGCCGATCCGAGCGTGGGCGGGGAAGAGCATTGCGGCGCGGGCGACTTCGTGAGCGTGCCGGGCGGCAAGGCGCCGTCGAAGCGCAAAGCCACCCCGCAGGAGATGCAGGAGGCGTTGCAGGAAACCGCCGCGGGCGTGCTAAGCGCGCTGGCGCCGGGAGCGCTGCTGGTGGGCACGGCGGTGGACGCGGTCGCGACGGGTTCGAACCTGGGCGGCGTGAACAAAGTCACGGTTGCCGGCGGCGGCGTGCAGGCGAGATTGAATCCGGGCGGCACGAACACGGCGGTGAACGTACACATCGCGGCGGATGCGAATGCGGCGCCGGGCCCGCGCACGATCACGTTCAGCCGCTCCAAGGGCGCTGACGTGGTGGCGGTCATCAACATCCAGGGTGCGCCGACCGGGGACGCTGCGGCCTTGCGCAAGGGCTACGAAGACCTGATCGAGCAGGAGCGAACGTCGGCGCTGACAGCGCTGGGCGGCGTGGCCGACCAGATTGCCAACCAGGCAGCGCAATCGAAATCGGAAATTGACAGCGCCAACAAGCAGAACCGCGACGTGAGCCGCGCCGACTCCGACCTGCAGGCGCAGGTGGACGCGGTGCGCTCGGCGGCCGAGCGGGCGCGCTCGGCGATCGAGCAGGCGGCGGGCACGGCGCAGTCGGACTTGAAGGCGCGCTTCGACGCGGCGCAGCAGGCGCTCAACGGGCGCGCGCCCGATGAGGCATTCAACCAAGCCCTGGCCGGCGCTTTCAACGAGGTGAACGGCACGCTGCAGGGCGCGCTGCGAGCGGCCGGGGAAGGGTTGGGCGGGGCCGCGAACAATGCCAGCGGCAACATTGCGCAGATCACGCAGAACTGGCTCGACCAGTTGCGCGGCAGCCCGGCGGGCGGCGGGGCGCTGGGCGAGCAGTCGGTGGAAGTGGGGAACAGCTTCCGATACACGGCGCCCAGTGGCGGCGGCGCGAACATCACCAGCTATGAGTGGTCGCTGTGCGCGGCGAGCGGATCGTGCAATCCGCTGCCGGGCTTTACCTCGAGCGCGCCGGACTTCACGGCGGTGACCTGCTCGCTGCAGCCGGGCGACTACCGCGTGCGCCTGGTGACGACGGACGCTTCGGGCAACAAGAACACCACGGATACGACGCTGCACGTGCTGCCCACGGCGTACGACGATCCGCCGACCACGCTGCGCAACCTGGCTGACGCGTACGTGGCCCTGCAGTCTTCGCGCTTCCTCGGGTACTTCGACGCGACGCAGTTCTCCGGCTACACGCAGCTGCAGGAGAACGTGCGGCGCACGTTCCAGACGCTGGCCTCGATGAACATCAACCTGCGCATCTCGCAGGCGCAGGTGAACTGCAACGACGCCACGGTGCGCGCCGACTGGGAGCAAAACTACTCGTTCCAGAACAATCCCAACCTGGTCTACCACCAGGTGGAACAGCTTTCGGTACGGATGTCGCGGGAATCGGGCGACGGCTGGCGCATTGTGGACTTCCAGGGCGACAACGGCACGGTGCAGGGCCTGCCGCCCGGACCGCAGACCAGCGACGCCGCGCTGCCGGACATTGAAGTGCAGATCACGAATGTGACGTCGGTGAGCGGGGCAGTGCCGGTGAAAGGAGCGCGCGCGCAGGCGAGCCGCGGCCCGGCGACAACAAGCAACGATCCCACGCCGATCCCGACCGGCAGCGTGCAGGTGACGGCGACGGTGACGAATGTGGGCAAAGCGCCGCTGACGCAGACCGTCAAGGTGCGATTGTCTCTTACCGACAGCGCCGGCACAGAGATTGGCGGGACCGACGTGGATGTTGCGCCGCCGCTCGCGCCTGGACAAAGCGTGCAGGTGAGCGGACGCATCACCGTGCCGAACCTGACGCCGGGCACGCCCGGGCAGCTGGTCGGAATCGGCAATCCGGGATGCGTGGTGCAGACGGCGAGCTGCGGAACCACGAGCACCGACGTGGTGCCGGTGGTGATCGGCAACGTTGACCTGGCGGTGCAGAGCTTCACGGCGACGAACCTGATCGGGACGCTAGCGGGCGTGGTGAACGTCACGATCCGGAACCTTGGCAGCACGGGATCGTCGCCCTCGAGCAACAACCTGGTGGTGACGAGCGCTGACTTCCCCGGGTTCCAATTCAGCGCCGGCATACCGGCGATCCCTTCGGGCCAGTCGGTGGTGGCGCCGATTCCGGTGATCTGGCCGAACGGTTCGGGAACGCACAACTTCCAGGTGCGCATCACTCCGGCGGCGCAATTCGACAACAACGCCGCCAACGACACGCTGACCGCCAGCCTCACGCTGACGGCGGCGCAGATCGACCTCTCGATGGTGAACCTGGCCTTCACGGCCGCCGGCGGTCCGCCGTTCCTGGCGGGTCAGAACCGCGGGGTGACGTTCCAGGTCCACAACACGGGGAACGTGCCCTCGAACGCAGCTGACACGTTCGCGTGCTCCCTGACCGGGCCCCTGGGAACGCGGAGCCTGGGGTCGAACACGATTCCGGTCGTGCAGCCGAACACGACCGGCGGAACGATCACCTTCAATTTCGTGGTCCCCACCAATTTCGCGGGCGCGAACACGCTGAGCTGCACGATCAACAAGGACCCGCTGGAAAGCTCGGGCGCGCTGGGGAACAACTCGCTGACGCTGGCCGCGCAGACGAACGGGAACATCGACCTGACGGTGCCGGCGCCGGCCACGCAGATCATCGGGCAGATGGGCGGGGCGGGCACGATCACGATCCGCGTGAACAATACCGGGCTCGACGATGCGCCGGCGGGCTACGACGTGGTGCTCAGGATCAACGGGAGCCCGGTGGGATCGGGGACGGGACCGAATGTTCCGGCGGGCGGCAGCGCCCTGGCAACGGTCAACGTAAACGTGCCACAGCTGGCGGCGGCGCCGGCTGACATCACGGGCTCGCTGCAGGTTGACGTGAACACCAACAACGCAGTGCAGGAAACCAACACCGCGAACAACACTCTGACGACCAGCATCCGACTAGTGGACTTCACGCTGACAACGCTGCCCACCTCGACGGTGCAGCTCATCAACGGCCGGGCGGCCAGCGTGCCTGCGGTGCAGATCAATCCGGCGAGTTATCCGCTGACGGTGACCGTGAGCTACACGGGCGCGCCGTCGGGGCTGGCGGCCAGCGGCGCCAACGGCACGACGCTGGGTGGGACGGTGTCGAGCGGGCCGGGGCCGTTCACGGCCAACATCACGGGAACGGTGGGCGGTGTGACGCACGCCGCCAACCAGCCGATTGTGTTCCAGGTGCTGAGCGAGATCGCGATGAACAGCAGTCCGGTGGCGGTCCAAGCCGGTGGTCCGACGCAGGCCCTGACAGTGAGCGTGAGCGGCGGCATCTTTCCGCTTCAACTCTCGATCACATTGCCGGGCGGCATCAGCACGCCCAATCCGCTCACGCAAGTCTTGAACACGCCCGGAAATGTGACCTGGAACGTGCAGGCAGCGACGGGGCTGGCGCTGGGCAATCTGACGGCGGTTGTGCACGCCACCGACGGCGGAATTCCCACCAGCAATGTGCCGGCCGGCAACGTGAACTTCAACGCCACGATCATCGTGACCAACGCGCCGCCGCAGGCCAACTACGTGCCGCTGACGATGCAGATCGCCGGGCACGGGCCTGCGCCCTTCACCGGCCCGAACTCACTGACGGTGGGCGAAAGCCTGAACATCACGGTGCCGGTCAAGAACATCGGCAGTCTCAGCCCGACCGGGTTCATCGTGGTCTCGATCGCGTGCATCGGCGCGTGCAATCCGCCGTTCCAGACGTCGGTGCCGGCGCCGGCGGCGGGGCAAACCGCGAACGCGTTTTTCACCATACCCTCGGCGCTGACATCGCAGGTGCCGCCGGGCCCGTACACGGCCACCATCAGCCTGACCACGTCCATCACGCAGTCCACCGCCGACGATTCCATTACCATACCGGTGAACGTGAATGCGGCCAGCGGCACGCCGGACTTCGCTTTGCAGAATGTGGCGCTGGGCGGCACGACGACGGGGCGCAACACCACGACCAACCCGATCCTGTTCGGGGAGACGTTCCAGATTGGCCTCACGGTGAACAACCACGGCACCGGGCCGAGCCTGAATCCGATTGAGATCGGGGCGAGCATAGGAGGCAGGCTGGTTGGGTTCAAGGAACTCAGTTCGTCTCTGGCCGCAGGCGCCTCAACGAACGTGACCATGGACGTGTGGATGCCGGACGATCCCACCATGAGCAACGCCGTGCAGGTCCATCTGTTCGTCGTCTCGGCCCAGGGCGAAACCAACCTGGTGGACAACTTCGCGACGCTGAACGTCACGGCGTCGAACTGGGAACTGGTGGTGCAGCCGGGTTCGCCGGGCGAGTCGAGCGCAAACCCAATACCGTTCACACCGCCGGCGGTCATCAACGCCAACACGACCATCAAGGCGCGGCTGGTGGGGGGCAGCGGGTCCTTGACGGTCCCATTGCCGATCAGCGTAAGCCTGACCAGTACCCACATCACCGTGCCCACGTTCCCGGCGCAACTGAACGCCGGCAACAACTTCAGCGGTACGGTGACGGTGCATGAGGACGCGTTGACGCCGGACGCGCTGTACTACGCGCAGGTGGTGGCGACGTTGCCCGCGCCTACCTTCCTGACGGACTCGAACCTGGTGACGACGCGGGACGCCAAGCGCGGGGCGACCATCTTCATCAACACGATCGTGCTGCCGGCGTTCACCGACAGCATCTCCATCAACACGAACACCGGCCACAACTCGATCGAGAGTCCGCTGCAGATCAACGGGTTCCTGCGCGAGCCGTTCAGCGTGACGGCGACGCGGACGAGCTGCATCGGGTCGATCGGGCCGCCGCCGCCGTGTCCCGGTACGCTCGATATGACCTTCGTGGACCAGGACCAGATCATCACCAGTCCGCAGCAGATCAAGGGAGTGGCTTGGAGAACGCCCGCCGGGGCGCAGGCCCAGGCCACGCTGGACCTGGACGGGTTTGTGGTGGAAGGCAATCCGACGAGCACCGTCTCGGCGGAGGCGTTCTCGGTGTCTTCGGCGCGCGACAACCCGCAGACGGGAGTGGTGCAACCGGTTGGGACACTGTACTACCGTATCGGCGATTTGCTGCTGAACAACGGGGGCGCGTGCGTGCGCGTGCCGCCCGGCGGCAGCGGTTCGCTGGCGGTGAATTTCATCGCCGACAACGGCTTCAACATTCCGACCGTCAACTGGGCGTGGGAGACCAACGAGTTTCCGTTTGCGGGGGGCGGGCTGAGCGTGAACATCCCCACCGGAAGCAGCACGTTTACCGGGAACGGGTACACGGCCCTGCCCACATTCCAGTTCAACAGTTCAGCCACGGCCGCCAATGCGCCGCTCGACCTGCAGAGCGTGTTCTTCGACGTGACGGTGACCAATGGCAACGACACGGTGACCGCCACGTTCCTCGACCTGGCGGTTGATATGTCGGCAGCCGGCGGACTTTGTGGGGGGGGCACGGCGCCGGGCGTTGCCACGGCGAAACGCGGGTCGTGGAGCCGCGGGGCCAGCGGGAGCGCGGCGCGCCGCCAGGGCGCAAAGCGAGGAAGCGGGGGCGGGCTGCCCGATTTGAGCATCAGCGCCGCGGACGTGTCATTCAGCCCGTCGCTGCCGCGCGCCGGGGACACGGTGGCGGTGCGCTTCCGGATCACAAACAAGGGCACCGGCGCGGCGCACAAAGTGCCGGTCGCGTTGCAGGTGAACGGGGTGACCGTGGCCAGCGACACGTTTGACGTGGCCGCGGGCGGCGGCACGCTGGGTGCGCTGGAGTGGAGCAACGCGCGGGTGGGCGGGTCGCGCGGCCGGCGCGGGCAGCGCTTCCCGGCTTCGGGCGCGGGGAGCGCCACCGACGCTGGGGCCGCGGCGGGAGGGGCCGTCTCGCCCGGCCTCGCGCTCAACCTGGCGGTGGTGATCGATCCCGAGCGCACGCTCACGCAGCAGACCAGCGGGGTCAAGTCGGTGACGGTTCCGCATTTCGTGCTGCGTCCGGACGAAAGCGGCGCATTGGCGGATGAACTGGCGGCCGCGGGGCCGGAGCAGAGGCTGGTGGTGGAAGTGAGCGAGTCGGGTTGCACGGGCCTGCGGCTGTCGTCGGGCGCGAGCGGCGGTTGCGACAACGCCGATGTGGAGTTCAGCGTGGTTGACCTAGGGGCGGGCAACTACCGTCTGCAATCGCAGAACGGCATTGCCGACCTGGGCTTCAACCAGGACGCGGCGGCGGCGAACGCGTCGTTGGCGCCGTTCAGCACGAGCGCGACGGGCCTGGCGGGACACACCTACGCCGTCCGGCTGAACAACGGCCACGTGGGCATGCTGACATTGCGCGCCATCCGCAATCCGCGGCAGCTCGACGCGCGTTCGCGGACGGTGTTCACGCGCAACGGCGCCGGCCAGCTGATTCGCCAGCTCGGCGGCGGTACCGGACCGGTGCAGCCGGGTGACACATCAGGCGCAAGCGGCGAGGCACGCGTGTATTTCGACGTGACCTTCCGCGGTCAGTAG
- a CDS encoding HEAT repeat domain-containing protein gives MFFLEDVAQLVLWLLLGLTWVNLVFLCFVFYRRLSRKRYFAAKDAAREHYRPMISQFAAGHIPVEAAAAVLRNARTVPEQDAVRDALFLEAAPADRERTTELLFALGMVEAWAKQAYGKRQAQDVVRRALRHEAAPLAPANSTARRATRSSLRMLAVPRALAVNRLAHLRPEVAQVFAAEALKDPSPEVRRVAVRALGRTRHPAGVPLLAAEIERSFAAGNDISLRTAKAALVAYNLEDLHLFVPLLRHPSRRMRFVVVDTVRQIAERAARKAPLNRNDFPIEMHQLLLNELARDEFADVRARTASVLRHFRDAAAVEALRKLTTDEDEFVRLHAVRACGDPYLPQLLSAVTDRLGDPRWRVREAAVKSITAFGQAGDQELYRYFIQSPDRYACEQLAEEIQRRGLVLQLMDLLQASTSGRASPGSSAHHGAQLATAVFQKLVMLGKGSLLLHAAQSPELDANTRLKLLDLVAAQPTQLTLSTFAYLAQTDPGPVGEHAAELLRHISEASRAAAAGSDHA, from the coding sequence TTGTTTTTTCTGGAAGATGTCGCGCAGTTGGTGCTCTGGCTGCTCCTCGGCCTGACGTGGGTCAACCTCGTCTTCTTGTGTTTCGTCTTCTACCGCCGCCTTTCGCGCAAACGCTACTTCGCGGCCAAGGACGCCGCTCGTGAGCACTACCGCCCAATGATTTCGCAGTTTGCCGCCGGCCACATACCCGTCGAGGCCGCCGCCGCCGTGCTGCGCAACGCTCGCACCGTCCCCGAACAGGACGCCGTCCGCGACGCGCTCTTCCTCGAAGCCGCGCCCGCCGATCGCGAGCGCACTACCGAATTGCTCTTTGCCCTGGGAATGGTGGAAGCGTGGGCCAAGCAAGCCTACGGCAAGCGCCAGGCACAGGACGTGGTCCGGCGCGCCCTGCGCCACGAGGCGGCGCCGCTGGCGCCCGCCAACTCGACCGCCCGGCGCGCCACCAGAAGCAGCCTGCGCATGCTGGCCGTCCCCCGCGCTCTGGCCGTCAATCGCCTCGCTCACCTTCGCCCCGAGGTGGCCCAGGTCTTCGCCGCCGAAGCGCTGAAGGATCCCTCGCCCGAGGTTCGCCGCGTCGCCGTGCGCGCCCTTGGTCGCACCCGCCATCCCGCTGGCGTTCCCTTGCTCGCCGCCGAGATCGAGCGGTCCTTTGCCGCCGGCAACGACATTTCCCTGCGCACCGCCAAGGCGGCGCTGGTCGCCTACAACCTTGAGGACCTGCACCTGTTCGTCCCGCTGCTGCGCCACCCCAGCCGCCGCATGCGCTTCGTCGTTGTCGACACCGTCCGCCAGATCGCCGAGCGCGCCGCCCGCAAGGCCCCGCTCAACCGCAACGACTTCCCCATCGAGATGCACCAGCTCCTGCTCAACGAGCTGGCGCGCGACGAGTTCGCCGACGTGCGTGCCCGCACCGCCTCCGTCCTGCGCCACTTCCGCGACGCCGCCGCCGTCGAAGCCCTTCGCAAGCTCACCACCGACGAAGACGAGTTCGTGCGGCTGCACGCCGTGCGGGCCTGCGGCGACCCTTACCTGCCGCAGCTCCTGTCCGCCGTCACCGACCGCCTCGGCGACCCGCGCTGGCGTGTTCGCGAGGCCGCCGTGAAGTCCATCACCGCCTTCGGACAGGCCGGCGACCAGGAACTCTACCGCTACTTCATCCAGTCGCCCGACCGCTACGCCTGCGAGCAGCTCGCTGAGGAAATCCAGCGGCGCGGCCTGGTGCTGCAACTCATGGACCTGCTCCAGGCTTCCACTTCCGGCCGCGCCTCGCCGGGCAGCTCGGCGCATCACGGCGCGCAGCTCGCCACCGCCGTCTTCCAGAAGCTGGTCATGCTCGGCAAAGGATCGCTGCTGCTGCACGCCGCGCAGTCGCCCGAGCTCGATGCCAACACCCGGCTGAAGCTGCTCGACCTGGTGGCGGCCCAGCCCACCCAGCTGACCCTTTCCACCTTCGCCTATCTGGCCCAGACCGATCCCGGCCCGGTCGGCGAACACGCCGCCGAACTGCTGCGCCATATCAGCGAAGCGTCGCGCGCGGCCGCCGCGGGGAGCGACCATGCATAG